A region of Nerophis lumbriciformis linkage group LG26, RoL_Nlum_v2.1, whole genome shotgun sequence DNA encodes the following proteins:
- the slc35f6 gene encoding solute carrier family 35 member F6 — protein sequence MAWTKYQLFLAGLMLTTGSINTLSAKWADMFSAPGCHGDPNHTFSHPFVQAVGMFLGEFCCLAVFYILLCHDRRSPEPQMNPGQSFNPFLFLPPAMCDMLATSTMYVALSMTSASSFQMLRGAVIIFTGLLSVAFLRRRLLTSQWVGILTTILGLVIVGLADFLSGHQDDTHKLSDVLTGDLLIILAQVIVSVQMVLEEKFVYKHDVHPLRAVGIEGFFGFFVLTLLLIPMYFIHVGEFSDNPRQVLEDALDAFCQIGHRPLILLALLGNTVSIAFFNFAGISVTKEISATTRMVLDSLRTLVIWAVSLALGWEKFHGLQVLGFLVLLTGTALYNGLHRPLLARIPCCAGLAGREEEEEESSAGERERLLGDGSVQAPDQS from the exons ATGGCGTGGACCAAATACCAACTGTTCCTGGCGGGACTTATGCTGACAACCGGCTCTATTAACACGTTATCGGCCAA GTGGGCGGACATGTTCAGTGCACCGGGCTGCCATGGTGACCCTAATCATACATTCTCCCACCCTTTTGTCCAG GCAGTGGGCATGTTTCTGGGCGAGTTCTGCTGTCTGGCCGTCTTCTACATCCTCCTCTGCCACGACCGTCGCAGCCCCGAGCCCCAGATGAACCCAGGCCAGAGCTTCAACCCGTTCCTGTTCCTCCCCCCCGCCATGTGTGACATGTTGGCCACCTCCACCATGTACGTAG CTCTCAGCATGACCAGCGCCTCCAGCTTCCAGATGCTCCGCGGCGCCGTCATCATCTTCACGGGGCTACTTTCTGTGGCGTTTCTCAGGCGACGGCTGTTAACCAGCCAGTGGGTGGGGATCCTCACCACCATCCTGGGCCTGGTGATAGTGGGCCTGGCCGACTTCCTCAGTGGACACCAAGACGACACTCACAAACTCAGTGATGTCCTCACAG GAGACCTTCTGATCATCTTGGCTCAGGTCATAGTCTCTGTGCAGATGGTCCTGGAGGAAAAGTTTGTCTATAAACATGATGTGCATCCTCTGCGAGCCGTTGGAATTGAAG GTTTCTTTGGTTTCTTCGTCCTGACGTTGCTGCTCATCCCCATGTACTTCATCCACGTGGGCGAGTTCAGCGACAACCCCCGCCAGGTCCTGGAGGACGCGCTGGACGCCTTCTGTCAAATCGGCCACCGGCCGCTCATCCTGCTGGCGCTGCTGGGCAACACGGTCAGTATCGCCTTCTTCAACTTCGCCGGCATCAGCGTCACCAAGGAGATCAGCGCGACCACGCGCATGGTGCTGGACAGCCTGCGCACGCTGGTCATCTGGGCGGTGAGCCTGGCGCTGGGCTGGGAGAAGTTCCACGGCCTGCAGGTGCTGGGCTTCTTGGTCCTGTTGACCGGCACGGCGCTCTACAACGGACTGCATCGCCCCCTGCTGGCCAGGATACCGTGCTGCGCCGGGCTGGCCggcagagaggaggaggaggaggagagcagTGCGGGGGAACGGGAGAGACTGCTTGGCGACGGTTCGGTGCAGGCACCCGATCAGAGCTAA